GCTATTTcctaaacctaaaaaaatcaattctgtgtttgaaaccaaaataaatgaTTACATACTTTTTTTAGAGCCTGACATCTTTTTTAAAGGTTAAACATCTGGGAAAATCAATCATCTGTCAGATTTAGGCAATACCTGAAGAAACATCAGATTTCTACTGTAATGTACATGAGCTTTCAAGATTATTAGAGCAACGTGACTCaccttaaatacagtataggtatatattttaagaaattacaACAGTTTCAACAGAGAGTACAAGATATTGTATGTGTGTTCACTACAAAACTAAGCAGGCAAGGAGAACATATAAAACCTAAGCAGTAATATTTTAGAGTGGTTAGATGCAGTTTGCAGGTAGCTGGTGCTTTCAATCAGTGATACAGCATTTAAATGGTAATGCATAACTCAGCAAAGGCAAATATCAGCTTGTATATCATAGTTATCTATTTACTCTGAGCAACAGCAACTGTTCCTGCTCAGACACAAGGATAGCTGCTCTTAAAAAGTGTTCTTTAAAGAACATTAAATAAGCAACAGTGGTAAATTTGTCAGGATTTTATTAACCTATAGTTTTAATTTATAAGGTATAGTGGAAAATGAACAGTGTGAAATTTTATTAGACATTATTTACAAATTGTATCATGGAGAACTGTGCAAACCCTATGGCAATTGTGGGTAAATATTCAAAATTGTATACAAGATGAAAACATataaacagtactgtatgtcacccaGACTATGCAAATATACAAAATACCATTGTAGTTTTAACTATAGTTGTATAAACAGTTGTTTTAACTGAACTAATACAGGTAAGTGACCTATACAACTTTAAGGCACACATAATTATCTGTCTGGCAAATTCCTCTGTAGAAATAAGCCACAGTTTTGATGTctaatagttttaaaatatttttaatttacacatacattattttttacatctttttttcagtttattagTTTGCATAGGGTGGAACAGTGCACAGTAATGAGCATTACTGCCTCGTAATTTTTTGGGCTGGGTTCAATCccggagtttgtatgtttaccccattgttcacgtgggttttccTTGGATGCTcagttttcctcccacagtccaaaaacagacTGGTAGATTAtttggcttcagggaaaattggaggtaggtgtgagtgtctgtgtgtctgtcctgtgatggactggcacccccaGGAAAAGAGAtggaaaaaggttaaaaaaattgATAGTTTGTGTAGGTATGGGTAAGAGGAAGTGCTTTACGTGAGAAATATGAATCACTTGTGAGACAGTGCTTGAGATCAGGGTCCCTATGTTAGCAGCTCTGCTGCCATAAGGACTCCTTATTTCTAAAACAGCATAAATAGTGTTTCAGAAGGGGAAACAGAAATACAGCAAAGCAAACAAATAAATGGGGAGGCACAGGAAGCTATTATTTTAAGAGTGATCCATACATATCCCAAAAGAAtttaagaaatactgtatgtatgtgatTTTTCCAGGCCATTCCTTCAGTTTGAAGATGCTGCGTTCAGTCTGGGTGTACTCTCTGGCCTTGCTGTACTTCTACAGCAGTCAGGTCGAGAGCCAGTGTTGGGAACACTCTCAATGCAGAGACCTCAGCTCGGAGGAAAACATCTTGGTGAGCAGAACTTTCTTTTAATGTAAATGCAACACTCGGTACCATGTAGACTCACAAAAGTGTTGATAATAGGTATTTCATAAATGTGTTGTAATTAAGAATTGTGAATTGTGAGTCCAGCATACCTGGTTGTGACAACATATTGGTGCCCATTGAAGACAACTTGTGTTAGACTCTACTGATACTTTTTTgttctaatttaaaatatagtatAATGACTTGAAATTTGTAATATTTACTGCTGCCTCTGTGACAATGTTAAAAGGCATTTCAGTTTGCTAAGAgctgctgttaaaaaaaaataccatcacagcgaactaaaacaaaaataaacatcatgccttaaattattttataaataataaatactgttGCATTAcattaatcaattttaaaatacaaaaacagccTCTCtgccatccattattaataattattacagTAAATGCTCCGCTTTAACAGACTCCGAATTTAACAGACAAAATCTagtttagggtttttttttccaaacaaggTTATCTGTGGTGTTGAATTACGATCTACAGCCAATACACTGGCTGAACACATGAaactgaatttcaaatgcagtGAATGAGGGCTTTGACGATTTGTCAACTTCCCTCTAGATTGAATAAAAGAACCCACAGATATGCTTTGACCGCTCCACTTAAAGGATAGAACCGTTCCATCCGAAATTCAATAAATTAATCCAAGACGAAGGGATCGTATTCTCCCAGCTATGCAATGCCGACGAGACTGGTCTCTTCTGGCGTTCACTCCTGGACGATGCCCAGGCACACAAGCATGCGACGTCTACACAGAACGCATAGTCAGCAAGGAAAGGATCTCAACATTACTGTGTGCAAATGCTGGCAGCTTACACAGGTTGATATCCATAGCTGTCGGCATGTAAAGGAGGCCGAGGATATACTGAATGAGCTTCTGGTAGTCTACCACCATTCCAAAACAAATTGGATTACTTCagacttaattttttttcacatctACGACTGTGTTTTGTATGCTTGAAATATTTCATTGATAACTTAATCTATATCCGGCAATACCAGACACCCCTTTCCCCCTATTAGTCTGATAAAAAGTGGGTCTATTGTATGGCCTTAATTTGACATACGGAATATGGGCAGGTTCTGTATCTGAGAATTTACAAAAATCTTTACAATGATGTTCTTGCTTTCCAGGAGTGTATACAAGCCTGCAAATCGGACCTCACCGCAGAATCTCCCATTTTTCCTGGGAATGGGCACCTCCAGCCTCCTTCAGAGGCTGACCGCAACTACGCGAAGAGTCACTTCCGCTCGACTGCCTTGGGGCGGCGCACCAACGGCTCTGTGGGAAGCAGCAAGCAAGCCGGAGAGAACGCGGCTCTGAGCATCCTCTTTGCCGCCCTGGCTCCACCCCAGGCCGAGGAAGAGATGGAGGAGAGTGAGAGCTCGCAGCAGCAGAGGCGCGAGGACAAGCGCTCCTATTCCATGGAGCACTTCCGCTGGGGGAAGCCGGTGGGCCGCAAGCGCCGGCCTGTGAAGGTGTACCCCAACGGGGTGGAAGAGGAATCGGCCGAGGCCTATCCCACAGAGATGCGGCGCGACCTCATGAGCGACCTTGACTACCCCCTCCTCGAAGAAGTGGAGGAGGAGCTCGGAGGAGAGAACGAGGTCCTCAACCTGCAGGAGAAGAAAGATGGCTCCTACAAAATGCACCACTTCCGCTGGAGCGGCCCGCCCAAGGACAAGCGGTACGGGGGCTTCATGAAGTCCTGGGACGAGCGCAGCCAGAAGCCACTCCTGACGCTCTTTAAGAACGTCATCATTAAGGACGGCCATCAGAAAAAAGGCCAGTAAGGAGTGTGGAGAAGCAATAAAATAGCCCCAAACCTCGCTTTACTTCCTCCTTGATCTTGGCAAAGCAAAATTTTAGGTAGTTGGCATTCTGGTAAAGAAAGAGGCTCAGTCCTGAAAGGTAGCTCCGTTGTATGTTTGTTTTCTCTGCTGCCAAAGCccttgtttacaatgtagtCGCCCATAAATTCTGAAAActgtaaatagaaaataaatgcttttgcgAGTTAGAGCTGGGAAAagggaggggagggagagaaaTTCAACTTTAAATTAATAGTGGaaagttatttttcatatttattgaGATGTACTATAatgtaaattaaacaaaatactttttgcAAGCTAAAAAGAGttctccttttctttctttggtGTTTACGGTCTGTGAAAGTACTTAGCCATAGGTTTCTTCAAAAATGTACTGAATAATTAGAAAAGCTATACTTCCCATACTTTAAAAACTATCAACAATAAACTAATAGAGATAACCAGAGAAGGAAATGAGAAAGAGAACGATGGCACAACATATTCTCAGCTCTAAAGAATTAATCATCACCATGATTCATGGAATTTGTTTTACACTATTTAATGAAGCAGCATAGACTAAGGTCATGCTGACTcaaaaagaacaaggttttagGAAAGATGTGATGAACAGCTAACCTAAAGAAATAAACCTGCTgacagagatggacagatagTCAGTGAAGGCAAACTACAAGATTCAGTCAACGTTTCTATATCAGTTCCTGTATCTTCTAGTAATATGACAACCTTTCTCccagtgcaaaaaaaaagttttagtttcctaaacacaaataatttttcaaaagtatataCATGTATGCctgtaaaatgtaatatactGATACTAAATATGTACAGTTAACAATTATTCCAGAAGCTAGGCTCAAACTAAACAGCTATGGGTCAAAAACTAAACAACCCTCCTACAGTACCTAAATTAGTTTAGGCACACAAAATTGACAAAACACAGTAAAATGGTCTCTATATACAATAATGGTTCTTCacatgatttcaaaataaaaaacatatctCTATGAGGTAAAAATACATCACACTTCTATAAGGTACAAAAACTCAGGGAGTTTGTAACAGAGCATTTATGTGATACTTAAAAGATCTGACAAAACGTTTTGTAGTCACATGAAACAGAAGTGGCACGTTTTGGTTTAAATGCAAGGTGTTATGTCTGGTGCAAATGCACCACAGCACATCACCCAGTCAATAGCACTCTTACGCCAAGCAGGGTGGTGAAAATATGATGTTATAGGACTGAATCTCATTAGCAGAGACTGGGAAGATTGTCAAGATTGAGTGGAAAATTGAAGGATCAAAGTaaaagcaaatattaaaataaattctggtTCAGGCTGCAGAATAAAGATCCAAAGCACAACTGCaaactgcaaaaatacattGGACTGGTTTTAAGCATGAAAAAgtaaatgtccttgagtgggGCCATTGGATTCAGTCACAATTCTGACTTGAGTCCAATAGGAAATTATGTTAAGACTTGAAAATTGCTGCCCATCAATGACTCTCAACCAATTCAAGatgtgaaaaaataatcaaaattaaaaatattctctTCAGACAAATGTGTACAGGTATATACaattataattcaacaaaataagaaatcattgAAAGGGAGTGAAtccttttgcaaggcactttaGCTACAACTAATAACACAATATGTAATTTAAATACGTTATTGGGAAAAATTCAGTAAAATCTTTTGGTGGGTTGtagtagtatactgtacagaggAAAACgtgagagaaaaaaatgacaccAAAGGTTTGTActtcttttatttgttttgtgtgcaAGGTAATCAAACATGCTATCTTCAGGTATGAAAAGCTACAGTATTGTCCCCCCACCCAAAGTAAACTCATCGCAATTAAGGGGATAACTAGGGTCCGCTAGTCATCTTTGGGTCAGCCTTGGTCAACAATTAGGCTTAATTTAGGCCAGCCCTGTCCAATATAAATCTGTCTAACTTTGGCTTTTGCCATCAGAATGAAATCTGCTCTGGATCGGagaattctacagcagaatgtcaatTGTCAATCTGTCCGTGAACTGAAGCAGAAGCGCCGCTGGCTCATGCAGCAAGTTCGAAACACACAAGCAAGCCTACATTTGAATGGTTGAAGAACAAGAAACTTAAGAGTTTTGGAACAGCAAGATCTAAACCTCTTTGAGATGTCGAAGCAGGACCTAAAAAGAGCAGTTCATTCTTgaaaacccacaaatgtcaccgaGCTGAACTTCTGCATGGAGGAGTGGGACAAAATTGTGTCCCAATGGGTtgcaaaattttaaaacaaaattaagtatGAAAGATTAATAATGTTGTGttattgtcacgccctctgcagccagagggtgctccttctctgtcctgtccctagtttccgctctgctgtccttcctgtccctctctttcccttgggctatatatttccgggtcttgcactctgtcctcgctcagcattgacgttcggatgtcctgagacccgcctagcaccagggcgccccacatccgctccctgagggcataggtttctatacggcattcctgaactctttgcactatgagcccgggcctttttcccgtctcgccgctacgcatatgggtctttttccgctctcctgctccccacagttagtccctttggacgtccgtgacagttaTTTGTTCACTCAGGGTCCCTTTTATCTAATATAAGGTTTTGTTTGAAGATCTATTATCATTCACTGTGGAAAATatgcagtaaaacagaaaatcagaCAAGGAGCAAATACTTTTTCAtggcactatatacagtacagtagtgtcAACACATGAAAATTACACACTGAACTGAGCTGTAACTGAGAACTTGCTATaggaaataaatactgtatgtgtctgacCAAAAACCAGTCTCCACAAAAAAAACCATTTTAATTCATGgatcatttttattctttacaGCATGTGTATTTAACAGGTTCACATTTTCTAAAGACGTTTCTTACAGTTATGGTCCATCTGGCACAGGAGATCAAACAGCAATCACACGTAAGAAGTAGAAAGTGTGTTGGCTGATGTTCAGCCTGTAAACTGCAGCGCAGCCGAACAATGGTTTAGGTACAGGCAAGTTGACAGAGCACAGGAAAGGTCTATAACACAATCACCTGCTTtccacaattatttttttcattataataaGGAAGAGGGGATCACATGAGATACGAGAACACCAAAGGGCAGGGCATTTACacttaattgtttaaaaaatatttgtcgTTTAATTATACCTTTTCGTTCCCAAGAATTCAGAATTTGTATTCAGTTGGGATCTATGCAACAACCTCCCCATTCATTAACCCATGAATCCACTAGCCTCGATTAAGACTACACATAGTGTCCTCTTTTTCCACTACAATCCCACAGCACAGCCTGTCGGTATGTGGCCGGTGGgatacaaacatactgtatggaggTTTCCAACTACAggattgtttttagaaaaaagattCAAACTTAAAATTCCATTAAGCATTGAAGACATATATAACACACATTAAAGTGGATGGTTAAAAATCATTAACGTGTCCCATCTTCATATAACACCAATACAATACACATCATGTTCATTCACAATGAACAGAAATTCCATCGATCAGCGGGAGACAGTAATTATCTGCAAAACATACCTGTTGTCGCACACTGGGCATTTGCTTATTTCTTATCAAAAGGCAACACTCCACCACCATTAATAGACAAACACAGTACAAGTGTCTCACAAAGAACAGTAACCACCAAGGAACTGAACAAGCaatacacagagacacagcattGCCATGAAACACTGAACACAAGAGGGGTCAATAATTCCACATTGGAGAGCTGCAGCACAAGACAACAACTTACTCAATAATATCTACTTGGAATGACGTAATGACAAAAGaaggaaacataaaaacatagtgtatctttgtaataaaaatatgttatgttttttttaaatatatagaaTGACAGTTAGTTTTGCATCTCTTACATTTATTGCAACAAAGCCAATAAATATGACCTCAGAAAAATAATACGAAGTAAAACCAAAATCCAGTTCTGTTACTATATATTTTCATCACGGTAGCATTACCTAAATGTATCAAGATCATACTGTTATCTTACTGTCTATGTTGGTTATACTCCTCTAAATACAGAACTAACAACATCTCTATGCCCAAGCAAATTACATAGTCAAAAGAAGCACTGAACTGCAATGGATGTTTTTCAGTGAAGAATGGCAAAATCTTATTGTGTATCATCTCTCAActataaaaaacatataaacaGAAATGTATCAAAAAAGTGTTTCTCTTCATCTGTTGACACAATGATGCCACTGAGGAATTCTACATTAACTTTAGCACTGAagagttatacagtatgtgattggtAAGTGTGTGACTATTGTACCTTGACCTTGAAGTCAATGTTGTTTCCCTGGAACtgtatttctgttattttcagatatatttCAAACACATTACACCTTGTTCCTAGGACACATTTCCTATAGTGTTTTCTCACTTCTTCTTCaactttagatttttatttttaaatttaaactgagaCAACACGTTTAAGAAATGTAAGAACAGGTAAGAAATGAGAAGAGACTTTTCGGCTCATTTAAATCATTTGGTATTTAGAAGCTAAATAATCCCAGGACCTTatccagctatttcttgaaagaggccAGGGTATCGGCCTCAGCTACAAGGCTTTGTTCCTTGTTTGATACTTGTACaacacttaaaaataaagaagtgcCTTGTGTTGTTTGATTTAAATGATTTCTATGTACTTTACACTGGTgccttctggtttgtgttcaggGTATAACCCTAACCCAGAGTTGATGGCAATATATTTGAATTCTGACCTTTAAATGAGAAGTGCAAAACAAAGAGTTGTGAGAATTAAAGCCTTAAATCCTGGATAAACCAGGATCTCAGCTTAGCTGCTTAGTAGTACATCAGTGTTACTGTAAGACTGTAAATATTCATGCTTAAAAATGAGACCAACAGTAACAGTAaaagcagtactgtatattcagcttGTTTGGTTCAGTAAATGTACTTCCCTGCCACAGACAAGCACATACATAACTAACATCTCTACACGATTAGAAGGAGCAATGTAGTGCACCTTCCAGAActacaaatgtattttatttttacttacaatattaaaatgtacaagTTGAGCATTAAGTTTAATCTCAACTGCAGGTGCAACTTTAACAACTAAAGAAGCAGATAAGCAAGACATACTGATTTTGAGGAAACAAATCACATCCTTTCAGTTCTCTGATGTACAGATACGTAGATGCTACTTTTAGTTACAGAAACCaagtataaaaaataatcaaataatcaCATCTGTAATAGCTGTCACAACAGAATAGCAGTAcattcttatatactgtacattataaactccaaaaatgaaaaactccAAAAAGggactactgtatattacaggaCAATAAGCAAACAAAACATCATACTACAAACATTGTACTGCAGTCAGTGAACAGCACTTTCAGAAATTGTCATTAATATAAGTATACATATCTTAATAATGTACAGTCTTAaatttaacaaaatacatttttaacaacAACAGTGGTAAGATAGCAGAAAGAAATATGTCTTTTTGAAACAATAGTTTACCTAAACCTGACATATAGGTTTCCTCAATCTAGTCAAATGAAGCTGTAATCTGTTTACACTACCCATACTTCATCACCACTCTTTCTCCTACCATAGTGCGGTATGTTTTTGATGTAAG
This genomic window from Lepisosteus oculatus isolate fLepOcu1 chromosome 2, fLepOcu1.hap2, whole genome shotgun sequence contains:
- the pomca gene encoding proopiomelanocortin a, which encodes MYVIFPGHSFSLKMLRSVWVYSLALLYFYSSQVESQCWEHSQCRDLSSEENILECIQACKSDLTAESPIFPGNGHLQPPSEADRNYAKSHFRSTALGRRTNGSVGSSKQAGENAALSILFAALAPPQAEEEMEESESSQQQRREDKRSYSMEHFRWGKPVGRKRRPVKVYPNGVEEESAEAYPTEMRRDLMSDLDYPLLEEVEEELGGENEVLNLQEKKDGSYKMHHFRWSGPPKDKRYGGFMKSWDERSQKPLLTLFKNVIIKDGHQKKGQ